cctcctcctcttcttcttctttcttcctcctcctcctcctcattctcctcctccttgtcctcctcctcctcctcNttctcctcctccttgtcctcctcctcctcctccttgtcctcctcctcctcgtcgtcctcctcattctcctcctccttgtcctcctcctcctcctccttgtcctcctcgtccttctcctccttgtcctcctcatcctcgtcctcctcctcctcctcttcatctcacccctctcccttctctctctgacataggtctcactatgtagccctgactggtcttgatgtagctaaggatgacctcaCCCTGACCCCTCTGTTTCCATCTCCAAACGCTGGGACTCCAGGCATATCCCGCAATGCCTGACCTGGTGCCATTGCTTCTATGGTCTCTTTCAGTGTCGTAAGCATGGAGAGTTAGGCGTGGTGCTGCTTGCCTatgatctcagcacttaggaggcagtaGCAGGAGGattgagtctgaggtcagcctgggctacatagcaagaccctatctcagaagaaGCAGGTTCAGTGTTAGTGTTTGCCTCGcagtgagaggccctgggttctaccccTGCACCCCACAAAAAGTGCTCAGAAGACAAGGGGCCACGTTTTGGAACAATGTGTACCAGCTCCTACCTGCTTTGCTCTGCCCCTACCATGGCTACCATGACACACAGATTACACCATACACCACTGCCCTGGTTGTTTAATGAAGTCAAGGCTGAAGACCTTACACACGCACAAGAACTGCAAAGAGGCAGAGCCAAGCTTCAGCAGGCACCCAGGCGCAGTCTGTACCTTTAATCACTTGGctacaacaatagcaacaaaatgacCAACTGGagccaacttaaaaaaaaaaaaaaagccccaaattACCTCACATGTGAAGGACCAGAGGACAgggatgggaaagagaagaaggctATGTGCTTGCAACATAGCTAAGCAACCATTGTGCTAAGGCAACCTTGAAGGTCGGGGCCCACAGGTTACCAGCTCAGGGAGAAGGTGGCTCCCATCAGGATAAAGGCAGCTGACCGACCCGGCCTCCCCAGGAGGGAGCTGGGCAGATACAGCTGGTTCAGAAGTTACAACTGCTAGAGATGGGATTTCCCCAGGACCAGTCCAGGGGCACTTGATAAGGGGGCAATTGGGAATCTCATAGAGTATCTGTGGTGAGAGTATTCCAATTAGGGCGGCAGAGCTTAAGGAGATGGGTGAGAAGTCCCCCAACTGCCCATCCCCAGACTTATAGACAGACCCCAGGATCAGGGGGTCCCCCTCTACTCCAAGATTCCTGCAAAGGACAGCAGTACAGCAGGACACCCAAGTTGAGAATCCAACTGTGCTACCCACAGCTGGTGAGCTGAGAGCTGACAGACCCTCGTGGCAGAGGCTCAGGCCCAGCCTGGATCCCAGCCTTGCCCCAGGAGGCAGAAAAGAGGGGTTGCTCGGGTTGGGCAGTTTCAGCACATCCTCTTTGTGGGTGACCTTCCAGAGCCAGGCTATAGCTGAATCCCTGCGCTGGTGACTGGGTTGGTGGATGCAGATGTACGTCTCGGGGCCTTGAAAACAGCAGACCTGACTGAAACACCCAGGAAGACCAGAGCTTCCCCAAAGTCCCCACGTGAGGGGCTCAGTTGATGGGGCGACCTAGAAACTTCACCGTGCCTCCCACACCTCCAGATACAAAACTCCAGCAATGATAAGTCCCAAATATGCTCTGCCCCCTCCCTGGCCTTTGTACggttccctttctctgcttcaaaCATCCTTGCTCTCCCTGCCCAACTATTGCACCTTCCAATCACAGACTAGACCCCGCATGTGCTGggatgcacctgtaatcccaggggagctgagaccaggagttcaaggccagtgttggCTATAtaagttctgtctcaaaaagtaaaaaataaaaaaaaaaattttcagggATATGGtgcagttggcaaagtgcttgcctggtgtgcaaaaagccctgggttcaattcctggcactgCAAAAACCTTGGTGTGGTGATGTGTGCTATAATCTAAGCACTCAGATATCGGGGCTCCATaccaagtctgaagccagcctgggacgCATTTTAaccaaacaaagcagaaaaacacGTGAAATCCATGATCCTCTGGTGCCCTCCTCACTGATGGAAACCCTGACATCTTACCTCCCCAAGGCACAGGGACACCAGTCCCATTCTGTTTCCCCGTAACGAGCTTCTGCGATAAGAGGCTATGGTTTTGGTCCTGGTACCACTCACTGGGCAGAACGGGGAAAGAGACAGACCGTGGATCTCTGCAGACCGGTCAAATGGCAGAGTCGTCTGACCTCGGTCAATTTCCTTGGTAGAACTAGGTCACCCTTGAATAACCGAAGGTAGGCAGACAGGGTGGGGAGAGTTGACCCTTCAAGTTGTGCTTCCCCTTGAATATTCAGGAACAGCACAGTCAATCTTTGTCCTGTCCTTTGCCTGGATGATCACCAGGTCAGACCTGAAGGTTGCACAACTCCAGAGAAGTTGCCTAAGGCCGCTGATGACAGAGTCGACAGACCGTGACACAGTTCAAGCCACCAGACTCCAGGACTCCAAAGGCATGAAGACAGTAGGCTAAGGAGGAGAGATGCCCGAGGGTGCGGAAACTGTGACACCCATCAACAGGCACCCAGGGCACTAGCTACAAGCCCCAAGATGGCCTGAGTCCAGGGCAAACCTCAGGGAGGGTCAGGCAGAGCTTTTTGGCCCAAGGCTCAGGCCTGAAAACCCTGGGTGGGTGGCAGACTGCCgcacctacacacagacacacaggggcACTTGGCTGTCcaaagcttttcttttatttacccTGTAGAGCAGAGCCCCTCATCCAGAGAGGCCCTGACCCTGGGCTGAGCTCAGGGAGCCAGAGTCGTACGGCCTCAAACCTGGCACCCCCGGCTGCTGTACTCCCTCAGGAAGTCCTTGAGCTGGGTACAGGCTGCCCGCTGGCGGGTGCTCTTACACAGGTGTTccgaaggcatttcctcaatccAGGTGTTTGAGTCCAGCAAGTACTGGGGGCTGCAGGTGACATAGTGGGGTCAGGACAGGTACTCAAGGCATTTGGCTTTGGAGAGGCAGAGCTAGGGGCCTAGGATCTGTCCCCAAAGGAAGGTCACAGGTATGAGGAGAGCAAGGGAATGACTGGGTGACTCACTCTCCCTTGTTGTCACTGGTTTCCCCGTCCAGCCCCATGATCAAGTACTCTTTGTTAGGCTCCAAACGAAGGCGGCAAGAGGCCCTGCTTAGGAAGTTGCGGGTCTGTCCTATGGAGGCCATGGTGTCCTTTCCTGAGGGAATAAAGAGATGGAGCCatcagaggagaagaaagggccaGGAGAAATCCAGGGTAGGACTCTGTAGATCCTGCTGTTTAACCCACGCTGCTCCCTACAGAACTTGTTGCTCACTATGAGCAAGCCCAGGTTCCCAACGaccaggggctagggagatggcagGATGGTGGGGGTCACATTCAGACTTTGAGTTTTCCCATTTCCAAGGGGCCCCACACCCAGACCTCAGCCTCCACCACTCTCcagcctgcccgcccgcccgcttCTCCTTCCTACTGAAATGCAGGACTTGGGTGATCTTGGTCTCAAAGAGGCGGAAGGCAGCTCTCCCATCTTCTCGGAGAACCTTAACCGTGAACCCtgggagggacagggaagggggaggcagtCAGGGCAAAGAGGGGGGCCACAGGTTGGGGTGGATGAAGAGCAGGCAACCTCAAGAGCACAAGGAGCCCGTGCCAAGGGGAATGGAGGCCAAGGGGGGACTAACCATACTCCACTCGGGGATGATAGCAGGCGAACCTCATCCGGTAACCGTCCTTGTCCTCCACCCCTCGCTCCAGTGACCTTAGCAGTCGAGGACACTTCCCTGCAGGCAGGTGTCACATGAGACCAGCTCACCCTCCCAGCCATTCcctgcccctacccccacccgGGTCTCTCCTCACCCTCAGCACACTGGCAGACATCTCCAGAGCACAGGGTGGACAGGAGCTGACTCTTGGTGGGTGCAGCATAAAACACAGAACACTTGTGATCTAGAGAAAGATGGCAAGGCATGAGGGCCTCTTGGCGCCCAGGCCCCCCCTGCCCCGTGGTGTCCCCCATGAGAGGCCAACCCCAGAAATCTGCTTTGTCAAAGCATCCCAAGCGCTCACCGGGGCTGTAGTAGTCATACAGGACAGCGCTGGCTGGCTGCACCAGTCCCACGGCCACCTCCTGCGAGGCTCCGAAGCCCACACACTCCCGGGAGGTTGGGACCTGGCCCCAGGATGGAAGATGGAAGGCTGCTCAGGGCCAAGCCCAGGGCTGCCTTCGTTGCCTTGTCTCAGCTTGCTCACCACGGCCTTGTCTCCAGCATTCTTCATGCTGTCATTTCCCTGCCACTAGACTCTAAAATCTGGTTCCCAAGGCCTCTGGTGACTTCACTGCCAATAGGGAGACCTTGTCCCAGGACCTCTGTGTGCTACAGGCACTTCCTGTGAGACCCTCCACGATCAATCAGGCTCTGAATCAGTCCCGcctccccagctccctccttTCCCAGGAGCACCGGCCCAAGCAGGCCCTGGGAGACTCCTGGGCCAGTGTCCACGGTGGTCTCCACCTCTCAGTGGCTCCCCATGAACCTTGCCAAGCTGAGGTCACAGCCCCAGTCCCATGGTGACGTGTGGGAGGAGCTATGAGTTCTCTAAGGCCACCTGCCACATCTGACCCTTATCATAAAGACTCAAGAACCCAGTGTCCCCCTCCTGTGAAACTTCTCTCCACTCACCGAGTCAAAGTACAACAGGACATGGGGCCCGTCAGTCTCAAAGTGACTCACGTAACGGTCAGAGAGGGAGGTCAGCTGCAGGAAAGAGGAGGTAGCCGCAGGTCAGGGACCCTGGTCATTGTGTGACTGGGTTCGACACTAGGGGTTACTACATAGAGGGAGGTGGGCTCCtaaggatggagaggtggctgtATGTGACTGTACCTTCTCCAGGTCAGCCCTCAGGGCGTGGAATCCACTCAGGAGGGTGATGTCTGCGATGGCCATGCCAGACAGCCCCAGCTTGCCACTGCGCCTAGTGGGAGGAGGGGCCGGATGTATAGACTCTCGGACTACGCCCCATCCCGCCTCTTCCCACCGCCCTTCACACCAGAGCTCCTGGCACCCACCAGATACACACTGTGTACTGAACTCTGGACTCCTGCTCTTCGGCCACCTTGGGGGCCTCCCTCCTGCGGCGGCTCCGACGACCCTCAAACAGCTGCAGGGGAGTCACAGGCTGTGAGGGGACGCTGGGGTCATCTGCAGCTGGCATGTCATAGTCCTCTTCGTAGTCTTCAATGGCATCCCCTGTGGAGGACAGTGGTGAAGGGGCAGAAGGCCCGTGTCAGCCCTGCAGGGGTCAGTCAAGGCCCCCTGACCCCGGGGCTTACTTGTATATTCCACAGAGCCTGTGACCGTCACTTCTATCTGAAGGTCCTGGCACGTGGTGTTCTTCATGTCCAGGACATTGTAGGTACGAAGGATCTACCTCagtcagagatggggagagaacaCAGGACACATATAGCACAGACTTGAAGGGGTCTCCTGGGCTGAAGGATCTACGGCCCCAACTTCCCCCTTGCCCCATCTTCGACCCCAGTGAATAGCAGCGCATCAGGCAAGGGGTGAGATGCAGCTGCAGCGAGGAGGCAGGGCCACCCGGAGAGCCCAGCCTGCCAGAAAGCTGCctgctcctggcttctctcaTCACACTGGGCACAGGACAGAAGACTTTGGGCCactgatcctcctgactcactCCATGCTGGAAGGGGCACATTTCCCCAGGCTGTCAGCTCACTGCCATGCGGGCAGTGATCAGAGGGTTACTGTGAGGTAAGAGTCACCTGGGCCAGAGGAGGGAGCTACATCTCTGGGTTCCCTGGGTCAAATGAGACATATAGGAAGAAACTGGTGCGGGCGGTGCGGGTGGGGAGTCGCGCATGGGGACCTAGGTCTGAGGTACTCAGGACAGAgctgaaggaagaaggcagataCCCAGAAATGGAGGGAAACCAGACCAGAACAAAGATGGAGGCTCAGGGAAGGAACAGGGGACACCAAGCCAGGAGAtggcctcctcctcccccccccacccgaCACACACGCTCCACCCCAAAGTCCTGGTCAAggcccagctccccaccccacccaccacccacaacTACCCCTGCACCCCACATGTCCACTCCACCCCTTCTCACCCGGCTGTCCTACCTCACCCAACCCTGGTACTCCATGTCCAACTCCCCAACCTCACCCCACATCCCCCacccttccccattccccacaCCCTCCGAAAGCCCACCCCTGTACCCTTTACCCCCTTAGCCCCCACTGGCCCCTAAACCCTGCTGGACCTCACCTCACCCCAgtaccccaaccccccaccccagcacccctccctcccgtcctgctcccctctctcccctaccccagcacacctccctccccctccctctcctgctcccccccccgcacccctctcccctcaccttcAAGGTGCCTTTGCTGTTTCCTCCCACTTTCACACTGATTGTGCTGCCCAGGGAGAACTgccaggagggagaggcaggtcaGAGGGCACAGGGAGCAGACCAGGTGCCGCACACACCCTCTGTCCCAGAATCTTGTACTTGTATCAGTCTCCCTCCGGAACAACTAGAGCAGCCAGCCGGTCTCAACCTGTGACCCCTCTGGGAGTTGTACATCcaatatcctgcatgtcagatgttacaattcataaccgtagcagaattacagtcatcaagtaacaatgaaatattttcatggttggggtcaccacaacatgaggatctgtactaaagggtcacggCAGTTggaagctgagaaccactgacctagacCCCGGCGTGGACTCTATAGACACGctgttttacagatgagggaTGAAGAGCCCAGAGGTTTGACCACATGGCCAGAAGAAAGTCAATCTCCCCACGGCACCCTCAGGAGAGGGCTGGACTTGTCATTAGACGGCCCCGATACCCCAGCAACCCCATCAGGGACGGAGGAGGCCACCTTCAGCTCTTCCTCCAGGCCTTTGACTTGGTGGTTGTTCAAGTGTAGCACATGGGTCTTGAACCCATAGCGGCCCATGGAGCTGAGTGTCACATTCAGTGCTTTCTCCTCGGTGGTGTGTGAAGCGATCCAGTAGGCAGACAGGGCCTCCAGGGTGACCACAGTGTCCTGAGGAGGTTAGGGCGGGAGTCGGGCACTTGGTCTCAGAACCACCTACCCAGAGCGAGCCCTGTGGCTGCCCCTACCTGGGTACTGCGGAATGCCCCGTGGAAGCTTCCCTGGTGGGTGAGCCAGGATGCAGCTTTGTCAgcctttttcccccttccctcccgcagaagcaggtggagcagGGCATAGGCTGTGGTTTCGATCCACAGGGCTGGGGCCTGGGGCACAGGTTCTGTTGGGCTAAGGGGTTTTGCTGGGGGCGACACAGCGTTGTCCTGAGAGCCAGTGACTAAGCCCCAGTAGAGGTTttctggaagggaagggaatgctTATTGAACCAGGTGAGGAGCTGAGCCGCCAGGATCTCTGGCGCCCCCAGTCGGCAGCCCCCTGCTTCCACTCCACAGCCAAGACAGGCCCTTTCTCTTCAGGCCTTTTCAGGCATCCCAAGGGCCCCAAGTCACAGTTGCTCTGCCAGGGTGCCCTCGCCCTCACCCCCCGTTTCCTGAGCCATGGCCATCAGGCTGTTGTGGGCAACATTCCGCAGGTCCTCCGAGGCCTCGGTCAGCGTCAGGGCATAGGCTGTGATGGCGGCGGCGTGGGCACCCAGGAGCCCGGCACTTGCCTTCTGCCCCAAGAACGAGTTTGCCTTGGTGATGGAGGCTTCCTAGAAGAGCACAGAGGCCTGAGCCTGTATCAGAGGTGCTGCTGCCCCGGGCTCCCGGGGCGAGGATGGCCGGGCAGGAAGGACAGACCACGGCTTCCTTACCACTCTGTTCTTCAGCTGCTTCGCATTCTCGTCCCGGAAGACATCCAGACCGTGGTGAAGGGCAATGACCACAAAGGCCGTCAGTGCCACCGTCTCGTCGGTCCCCACCAAGCCCCCCtagtgaggagagagaggctgtCAGGCCAGAGCTGTGAGGAGCCCTGTTTTCCTGCTGACATCCTCCCGGTGCCTCCGGTGTGTTCACACCTGCATGCCTCTATGGATGACTGGACATGGGTCGTGGAAGGAGCCATCGCCCAGCTGCTGGGCCAGCAGCCAGGTAGCTGTCTCCTGCAGCTTCTCGGGGGAGTCGCCCACCTGTTGCTGGGCCAAACTCAGAATCTTCAGCACAAAGGCAGTCAGCCTAGAGCGGAGGGGCGTGGCTGGAGAAAATGCTAGTCTCTCTGGAGACCTGGCTGGTGGCTTTTTGCCCTCCTGCTGCCCTGAACTGAGTCCCCAGCCTCACCAGGTGCTGCTGTCCCGGTGTAACCACGCCCCAAAGGAGCCATCTTTCTTCCGAAACTGCTGGATCCTCATGTGGCCTGGGAAAGAAGAGGTGCCAAGATTTCCACTCTCCTGCTGTCTGGGGCAGAGCTGTACTCCCAGCGCCCTACCCCGGACCCCAGCTTCACTCTCTAGGCTCCTGGGTGCCCTTCATGCCCTCCCTGGCTCTGACTCCTGCTTTCCCTTAACCCAGAACCTTTCTGGATCAGATCCACAGCATGGTCCTTTGTCTCAGGGGACAGTTTACTCCACTGTTCTGTCCTGTCCAGGTAGTTGGAAGCCGTCAGGGTAGGGGCCAAATAGACCATGGTTTGCTCCGCGCAGCCCCGGGGAAGCCTCAGGAGGGAGGCCACGCCTCCTGGGGACAAGGCTCCTTCAGAGCCCAGAGTCTCCAAGGGTTCAGAGGCTAAAGGACAGAGAAGTTGAAGATGAGACTGGGTCTACACACCCAGCACCAGTAGACTACAACATGGCTCCACGGA
This portion of the Mus pahari chromosome 18, PAHARI_EIJ_v1.1, whole genome shotgun sequence genome encodes:
- the LOC115062505 gene encoding complement C4-B, which codes for MVPDGDFSSFVRVTASEPLETLGSEGALSPGGVASLLRLPRGCAEQTMVYLAPTLTASNYLDRTEQWSKLSPETKDHAVDLIQKGHMRIQQFRKKDGSFGAWLHRDSSTWLTAFVLKILSLAQQQVGDSPEKLQETATWLLAQQLGDGSFHDPCPVIHRGMQGGLVGTDETVALTAFVVIALHHGLDVFRDENAKQLKNRVEASITKANSFLGQKASAGLLGAHAAAITAYALTLTEASEDLRNVAHNSLMAMAQETGENLYWGLVTGSQDNAVSPPAKPLSPTEPVPQAPALWIETTAYALLHLLLREGRGKKADKAASWLTHQGSFHGAFRSTQDTVVTLEALSAYWIASHTTEEKALNVTLSSMGRYGFKTHVLHLNNHQVKGLEEELKFSLGSTISVKVGGNSKGTLKILRTYNVLDMKNTTCQDLQIEVTVTGSVEYTRDAIEDYEEDYDMPAADDPSVPSQPVTPLQLFEGRRSRRRREAPKVAEEQESRVQYTVCIWRSGKLGLSGMAIADITLLSGFHALRADLEKLTSLSDRYVSHFETDGPHVLLYFDSVPTSRECVGFGASQEVAVGLVQPASAVLYDYYSPDHKCSVFYAAPTKSQLLSTLCSGDVCQCAEGKCPRLLRSLERGVEDKDGYRMRFACYHPRVEYGFTVKVLREDGRAAFRLFETKITQVLHFRKDTMASIGQTRNFLSRASCRLRLEPNKEYLIMGLDGETSDNKGDPQYLLDSNTWIEEMPSEHLCKSTRQRAACTQLKDFLREYSSRGCQV